The sequence TAAGCCTCAGTAACTGGGTTGATTATTGATAAATGATTAGGAATTAAGtggatgtgtttgtgtgtgtggcttAAACATAGACTTGCTGCAGATCGAaggtagaagggaagaaggatttagattttttttctaaatatcctCTACTGTCAACATCAATAATGAGGTGAtaacaggaaaacagaaagatactggggagaaaaataaaaaggaagagcaaGGCAGAGATTCTTGACTGAAATCATTTTTCTGAAACATCCATTTCAAGTGGATAGAATTCACAGCTACTTGGGTTTGATTGGGGCTTCTAggtgcccattaaaaaaaaaaacaaaaaaccctcccaAACTACAAATGTCTAAAACATCACAATTCATTTGAATTGGGTTTTGATCCCTattgaatgaaaatattctgagaaTAGATTCCACTGGACAGTCTCAGTTACTAGCACCTTAATGAGAATGCATTTATCTGCAAAATTCTGTTTCTACTTAGAAGGAGGGGGCttatgggaggaagggaaggaaaaatagtgagaaggaaaaaaaaaaaggacaatatatcctggggagaggggcaggaaaaggaatcagaattcagaatataaaaacagggtctgtattttttttttaattttttaatttttttttatttttgggacagagagagacagagcatgaacgggggaggggcagagagagagggagacacagaaccggaaacaggctccaggctctgagccatcagcccagagcccgacgcggggctcgacgcggggctcgacgcggggctcgacgcggggctcgacgcggggctcgacgcggggctcgacgcggggctcgacgcggggctcgaactcacagaccgcaagatcgtgacctggctgaagtcggacacttaaccgactgcgccacccaggcgccccgaaaaatagggtctttaaagacACATTTCAGTGACTTTAAAATTTTGCCCAAGAAATGATGCTGCTACTTAGACTCTAATAAGTCATCTGCCAGGGACCACCTGTTCCTACTCAGCATCCGAGGGCTCTGCTTCCTGGGTGACATCCAAACTTCCACGAAGACGACGGTGACAGTGGGATTCCCATGGAGAAATGGGTAATGAGTAAGCCTTGTCTACTTCCCAGGCTGCAAAGTGTCCTTCATTCACAAGTGTAGATGTCCTCCCTCCCTCAATCAAATCAATCAGTTAGAACTTGACGCTTGCAAAAGACAGAGTTAACAACTAGCACAGGTGTACCTCCTTTTTGGATCTGACCCTGAACTAAGTTCGAATAAATAATGCAATAGTTAAAATCTCTCAACTGAAAAGATGAGAACAGAAAGGGCCCTCTAACGCTTGTGCATAGCCTGTGCCAGCTCTAGCTCACTGTGTTTCTGGCTCTCACAGGATCGAAATGTCATAACTCAGAATTAGTGACCCTGTAACCTGGCACTCAGCTGCCAATTATCCCTTATTTCTCACTACTCCTCAGTACTAACCCTTTCGTCCAACAAGGAGAAACACAATTGTGGAGTAATAGGCCTGGAAACCTCAAAGACTAGCTGGTCCAAGCCCCTCACTTCCCAGGTGAGGGGGCTAATGCTCAGAGAAGAACAGGACTTAATCAAATCCCCAGAATGAGGAGCCTCTCCTCTGCATTCTTTGGGCTCACCCTCTAACTCAAAAGACACCCTGCCCATAGCTGGATGTGGGGGAGTTAAACAATCAGTTCCACTGTAAGATCTATAAGGGGAAAAGAGTCAGGAGTTAGGATGCAAATTCTCTATTTCCTCTGCGGATGCAAGCGTCCAGGTACTAAGCTCTGAGAGTCTCAATCTCTTCCTGGGAAATCTGGATTCATTTCTCACCACAGTCTTTAAGGGAAATGGTTTCTGACCCATCAGGCAATCCTTccactctccctttccccttctttcaaGGCACAGAGGCAGCTGCTAAATGTAAACAGACGCAGCTTGAATTATCTATGCCCTCTTCAGAGGAGACCCTCATCAATGACTCCAAATGCCTCCACACCTAGGATCAAGTCTGGGAGCATTGTGAGACAAATGGAGGCACTCACTCCAGGTACGAAATTTAAGGGGGTACCCAAAAGCccagtaatcaagataaatactattttaatgcaacacttaaaaaatattaatttaatgcaAAGTAATCTCTGatgaaaaataccaaaatgtcAAATAATAGGATCTGACCCTGTACTGGCTAACTCACTAATTCATGTCACCTTAAGTCCAACCCTGTCAGATTGGGTCTTGATTTAAAACTCAGATATTTTATTCATCAGaaaatttttgcattaattttgatttttttaaatgttttttatccAGGTTACTGGGATTTTGGGCGCCTTTAAACTGTGTACATGAAGTGAGCACCTTGCTCACTTTacctgaatcccagctctgcctcggATTCACTCTTGGCTCTCAACATGTGACCCAGAGAAAAGGgacaagaaattaaaacacatgaaGAGTTTATGATTCAATTCAgttgagtttttattattattattattattattattattactattattccaGAATGAAATGATTCCAGCTTAGCTGTACCAGCAGGACAGATGAATTACTAGTGGCTACCCAATTCACACAAAGCATTACCCCATGTCCACAGTTGAGGTGTGCTCCAGGGATAACCAGTTACTGGTACCCCTGAGAGAGGAACCAATATACCAGTACCCCATACAGAAGTTTGCAAGAGAGGAGAGTACCAGTACCCCTCAGACCCAGGCGGTGGTCTCAACTTATTTAACATATCTCTGGAAAGTAACTGGCCCCACGTTATCACAAGTGATAACAATAAACCCCTCCACGGAGGAAATGTGGTACCTGCAGGCAGGGTATCTGGTGCCTCCAATGAGCTGACACACTGTCATTCTGAACTTTGTCAAACTCTGGAAACACAAAGTGGAAGAATGGTTCTGACAAGTCATTTTCTTGGGAGAGGTGCAAACACTGTTGATATTTCGAGGCCTCTCGTGGATGAAAACATGCTCCTTTTTGCAGGTATTGTCAGGTCCCCTGATGACTCTTTGTAAGACCATGTGGTTGCAGTACCTTACAAGAGAGTCACTCTGAGGGTAGTCCACATGCAGATGCTCTATGGTGGacccctctccttcctcattcTGCTCGTTTTCCCAGAACAAAAGCATCAGGTAAATTATCACCATTAGTATCATCACGGGTGAGATTCCCTTCACATCTGCTGTAAGCCCTACAGAGTAAGAAGAGACAGGACATAGCAGAAGGTGATCAGATTCCTCCAGCCCCATCCCCTGACTTTGCTCCCCCACCCTTGGGATGTTTTACTTCCTTGTCTCTGCTAATTAAAATCTCAGGCTCCAGCTGGAGGAACAGTTCCCCAAGCAAGCCCTTTTGATCTATTTCAGCTCTCAGCGTTTGGCATTGAACTGTTCTCTGGTCATTCCCATTGtgttgtatttgttttgcttctgcaAGCTCCTTGAGATCTTCTGTTTCTCCTGAATCCATCAGAGTACTtaacacagagctggacatgtAGAAGGATGCTCAAAAGTACCCATGGTTGATTGTTTTATTCCTACTGCTGAATGACTTCCTTTATCCTAATTGCCTCAACACTAATTCCATCCAGTTCCACGTTTTCAGCACTATTAATCTCTTCTTCCCAGTTCTTCCAATCTCTCCTACCAAGCTAACTCCTCTCACCTTGTGTTTTTTCTGTAGTTCTCACAGGTAACATGTCCTTGTGACCATAGATCTGAGAAAGTCCTTTGTGTCTAGCTGTTCCTTGGCAATAACTGATAGGGAGCCAGGTGAGTGTGGGGAGGGCCAAAGTGAAAAGAGCAGAAAGGGAGGAGCCTGTGAAGAGTGTGCTTGGGTGTCATTGGGAAGGACGAGAAGTTATCTTCAGAGGGAGAGTTACATAAGGCAGGTCCTGAATGTGTCCTCATTAAACAAACGTGGATTTTCCAAAGCATTTATTAAAGTCCTGCTGTGTGTCAGACACACTATCATCTATTTCCCAGATTTGCAGTCAGTCTTTCCTGCAAACCTAGGAAGtagttattatccccatttcattcAAGAAGAAATGTTGCAGACAGATTACTGTGGAGATAGAAGAGGGCAAGAGGAACAAGAGTCTCACCCTCTTGACACTTAACACTTGAACATCGAGTCCTAGCAAGCCTCGTTCCCACGTGGTGTGAAGGACAGAAACAACTCCCTGACATTAACATTAGCCTTGATCAAGTTCTGGGTTCCTGGGGAAGTATGGCAATGATTCCCAAACCCATTGTTGAACGCTGGAATCACCTGGGCATTTTTAAATGCCACCTTGAGACATTTGGCTTTAACTGGTGTTGGCTGTGACCTGAGCCTGAGATATTTAAAGCTCCCCCAATGATTCTAATATGGAACAAAATTTGGGAACCACTGGCCTATGGTATTCTTGGGAAACTGACATAGGTAACCAGTGGACGAGGGTTTGATACAAGACCGTGGTATAAGACACTGAGAAAATAAGAGCTTTTTTGTTGCTATCATCTCCTGGTCATTTGatatagaaatgggaaaatagaCTTAATTTTACTACTTCTTGCCccaaagtgatttcttttttggagagacagCTACATAGTCTCCTCTTTCTAACTGGTAAGAAGAAAGTGATTTTGGGGTGGAAAATGGTCTGCAATACTGGAAAAGGCTTCAAAGTCTTTCTATACATCAACAACCAAAGCAAAATCCCAGACCATGGAAATGAATGACTAAGGGGTTATTATTTACTTTCCCAAATTTTGCAGAATGGGCGTTCTTTTGGAACTCAAACTGTCCTTTTTGGGATATGTGTTGCACAGTGCCACAAAGATGTAAATGCATAATTAATTACTTCTCGTGACAAAATTTTGCTTTGCACACTATCTGCAGAAACATTTTCATcttataaagagaaatatatgtataattatagcATGTTCATTATTTCCTGCCAGGACTTCCAAGTACCTGAACTATAGATGCTATATTAAGTTTACAGAAGGGGGAGGCAACATTTGTTATAAAATTTGTCCTCACCTGAGGCAGCTAGACCTGTCTGTACATTTCAGAGTATTACCCTGCAGAAATTGAACAAAGACTGGGTTCACATGTTAAATAATGCTGGCAGTCTGGGAGAAAACACTTGTAATACCTAAAACCAACAAGAGTTAACATCTAGATGTAAAGGACTCCCTCGTGTCAGCAATAAAAAGACAGGAAActtacaaggagaaaaaaatgtcaaaaattataaaagccaATTTGAGAAGAGAAAGTCAACATGGGTGATAAACAATGCTCAACCTCACTAGTaatcaaataaatagaaattaagataACTAAGAGATAACAGTTTATAACCatcaagttttcaaaaattagaaaatcttatATTTGGGCTGCCGGCTGGCTAAGTCAATGAAGGATGTGACtcgacctcagggttgtgagttagagccctaggttgggtgtagagactaattaaaaaaatgaaatattcagggcgcctgggtggttcagttggttatacaaccaactcttgatttcatctcaggtcatgatctcagggtcaagagatcgagccccaggttgggctccatgcactgagcatggagcctgcttaagtttctctctctctccctctctctctgccccctaccccacatagactctgtgtctctaaaaaataaaataaattaaaaaatatatatatattttttaagaaaatcttttaTAAAGTGCTGGCAAAAATATTAGTGGGCATGAAAATTGGTGTGGTGATGGAAAGTAACCTTGAAGTGTTTAGTGAAATTAAGAATGGGtatacctggggcgcctgggtggctcagtcggttgaatgacTGACTCATGATCCCAGGCtggtaggattgagccccataacaggctctgtgctaagcatggagcctgcttgattgagattctctctctctccctctgaccctctcccccactcatgctctttcaaattaattaattaattaattaatttagaatgAATGTGTATATGCTGAGCCCTTGTGACCCCATCCTGGGCACAGACTCCACCAGAATTTTTCTAGGTGGAGCACATGTATGGTTGCTCATGGCATGACTGGTAACAGAGCAGGCCTGGAGGCAACTTATGTGTCCCTCTTGAGCGGAATGGATGAGTGAAGATGTgttgaatacataaaataaaatagtataaagcagtttcaaaaaatagatttataaatagcaacatggatagaactggaaaaCATAGTGCCATGTGAAAAATGGTAAGAACCAGAATGAAAgttctatttattaaaatttaaaacatacaagctccaaaataatacaatgtattttccAAGGGTATACAATACATAGGATGGAAGAACATGGATTAAATACTCTAGCACATGTGTCCATGAGGGTGAGAGAAATAGAAGCAGTCAcaaggaataaaaagagaaataataaaattgaataaaacaaaggaaaggccTAGCATAGGCTACAAACAGAATATGATAAACTCAATTTTGTGCGcctgaagagggaagggaggaaggaaagaagaaaggatggagggagggtggaggaggagaagggggaggaggaggagctagaggaggaagaagagaaaagggaggagttgaaggagggagagggggagggggaggggaggaagaaggagggggaagagggaaagaaggagagggaggaggggaggagggagagaggggggaggggaagaaggaaggggggaaagggggagggggaggagggagagaggaaggggaggagggagagaaggagagggaggggaggaaggaggagggggaggagggggagggagagaagggtaaggagggggtagggggaagaggaagaagaaaaagaggaagaagaaaaggaaggaaagggagggaaaactgGATCTATTTTTGGACTATTGAATTTTTCCTAAGACTCCTCCCCACATCCCAACCCCCCTTTGCTGAGCTTTGGGGCAAAAGCCAGGGACTACAGGAGGCACATAGCTGCTGGAAACTAAAATTAGTGTCAGGATGTAACACAtcatttgcaattccctaatcaCTCATTTCATCAAATGAATAAGCTGCCCTTCAGGACAGCTGGGGAACTACCCAGCTCCAGTATCCCATGATACCAGGCAAGAGTCTCAAAGTGACAGCAGAGGAAGTGAGCACTTACTCTGGGTGCCTTCAGCTGCTGTGTTCGAAGTTCCACTGTGCTGAGGCCACCGCATGAAGAGGACACTTGGATAGAGAGAAGTGCTCAAAGAGCTCCCCCGGTTTTGGCTCTCCCACAGGAGACTGTGGAGGTCATTAGTGTCCTGTGGATGTGGTTGGCTACTCTTGCAAGGCGTCTGCAATTGCCCAATGCCATGCTCAACTTAAGGCTATAGAGCAGGTTGTAGTTTCTAAAAATGGCCACAAAATGTTTTCCATTCCACATTCTCTTCCAGAACCTTGCCACTCCTCTATTAAAAGGTagagttcaggggtgcctgggtggcgcagtcggttaagcgtccgacttcagccaggtcacgatctcgcggtctgtgagttcgagccccgcgtcaggctctgggctgatggctcggagcctggagcctgtttccgattctgtgtctccctctctctctgcccctcccccgttcatgctctgtctctctctgtcccaaaaataaattaaaaaaaaaaaaaaaacgttgaaaaaaaaaaattaaaaaaaaaaaaaaaaaaaaaaaaggtagagttCACAGTCTTTCCTGAGAACTTGGGTGGGCCTTTGTGCCTGCTCCCACTAATTTAGCCTGGTGCAATTGATCCCATCTCTTCTGATGACTTCTGAGACTAGGTCTGCTTGGCCATGGCTCTCTTGGGGCATTCACTCTGGGTGCCTTCAGCCACCAAGTACGAAGTCGGGTAACGTTGAGGCCACTGCAGGGAGATGCCACATGGATAGAAAGAGATGCTCAGATTGCCCCACCTGTTGCAGTTCCCTGATGCTCAGGTCTTCTCAGCCCAGATGCCAGATGGCTGAGTGAAAAAGCCTGTGGGATCATCCAGCTCCAGCCGCCATGTGAGTAAAAACAGGCATGACCTCAAGTAAGAACTGCCTAGCTGAGCTTGGTCAGCCTCCAGATTGAGGGTCAACATAATTCTTATTGTTGTCAGTCACCATTTTAAGGTGATTGTAAAACAGCAagtagatcaacagaatagaggGCTCATCACTTTGCTGAATCTCCCAAAGCAAATCTAATTCCACAAGTTTTTAGCAAGTTGTAGATACCACTGAAGTGTTCTTGGGTGTAGAGTATAGGTTATCAtaccaacaataataaaaactagtTTATAAATCTCCATCTGCTGTAAAAACCCCAAAAGTTCCCTTTTGACTCCTCCATCTCTCTCCATTCCTGTCCTGAGAGCCTCCCTTGCTTGATGGGATAGCTCATGAGGTCTCCTGGattccaccttcccctccctgccccccaccttcccatcAATCTACTTATGACCAAATAAAGACCCTTTTCTGAGCATCCAGTCACTTTAAAAGATCAGTGAagtatagtaaataaatattttgctacCTAGCCAATATGAGTCTTATTCTACAAACAtgggaaagaaaattacatttcttaattGCTTCTATATAAAGTTGAATCTAATTCTAAGTCTTCTGTCCTACTAAGCTGGGGAGAAATTCAACTTATGCCattattaagtttcttttttcctccctaggTAGGGGCCCAGGAGAATCTGGAAGGCAAACAATTCTTGCTCCTTCTCACTATGGGACCTGTACTAGCCAACAGCACCAACCAAGGGAAAACACTCTTCTTAATTTCCCTTATATAAACTCTCTATGTATAGAAACTTTACAAGAATACTTTCAATAACCCAATTTATTACAATTACCATATTTATTGTTAGAATATATCTTTTAATCATAAATGCTTTTAATAGGAAGGGCCCTTGCCTTATTCCAATCTTTCTTaatatcctttattatttttgttggcTTCTATATACATTCCCAGGCTATACATACATCCTAATACACAActggttttgaaaaaatattaaaaaaaaacaaaaccagtggtGCCtaggtgctcagtcagttaagcatctgactcttaatttccactcAGATCATATCATATTCATGAGAGCAAGTCCTGCGTCTGGCTCCgtactgagcatgaagcctgcttaagattctctctctctctctctctctctctctctctctctctctctccctctcctgatCACGCTCACTCTCTtgtctaaaaaattttttttttaatttttttaaaaagaaaaaaaaggggtgtCATTATCTAacagttcgtggtttcgagccccgcatcaggccctttgctgacagctcagagcctggagcctgcttcagattctgcatctcgctctctctgctccttccccacttgtgctctctctctctatctctctcgcctctcaaaaataagcatgaaaaaaaaattacaaaaaaatctaaagagaTTATCATTACACATTTCCCAAATGGCGGCTAATGACAGAAAACACAAAGTAACAGCAGTATGAACAAGatggaagtttatttctcatgTAAAAGAAAGCCAGGGGTAGTTAGTGCCGGATTGGTGAGGTGCTCCAAGGTGCTGGACTTCTATCCCAGGATGTGGCTTCTACATCACTGTCCAGATGGCCACTTTAGCCCTAGCTAGCATCTCCAgccagcagggagcagggagcagccAGCAGGGAGAAAGGCACAAAAGGGGAATGGCAGTGCCTTCTAAGGGTACATCCCAAAGTGTCACACACCATCTCCACTTGAATCTCATTGACAATGACTTGGTCACACGGTCATATTCAACTGCAAAGGATAGCGGCAAACGCTGGATTTATTCTGGGTTGTCATGTGCCCAGCTAAAATTCTGGTTGTTATTactaaaaagaaagggggaataAACACTGGAGGAAAAGCAGGCGCTTTTCCCACTTGCCTTCAGGTAAACAGTGTTCTGGAAAATGGCAATAAGTGCGCTTCAAGAAAAGTGTCCTGATCAAAAGCTTCAGAAACATTGTTATCATATTCCTTCCCTTGAAGAGTCACGAaattcacaaagcatgagatTCTGAGAGGCTTGACTAATTTCCTTTGATTTGGAACTTTACAAACTGATTTGAGCATGAAGCGTCATTTGAGTGGCACCACTGTTAGCATCCAAAGGAACAGGGTTCTATGGAATAGCAGTTTGGGAACTGCTGCAAGGCACTAGGAGCCATAGATGGCACCAGAGTGCAAACCAAGGAAACTATAAACAAAGGGAATGTAACTTAAGTAgtcccaggttttttttttggtttggggggTTGCCCttcaatattcatttaaaaataatccaaaccCCATCACTCACTACTACTAGAATTTTAGTGCCCTTCCCAAAGGCACTTTAGAAGCTCGTTGAGgagtgctttttaaatttataagtcCTGCATTAACTTCTTTAATGCCCACCAAACACATATAGGgctgagaaaaaaatctttaacactAACTCACATGCACTACTTCCAGCAGCCATCAGCAGCCCTTCACTAGAACTCCCTTTGAATGTCCCTTTCCTTGGTCATTCTCATATGGGGTTTGCTTATTCCCCTTATCATCCTCTGCTTTATATCTCCTCTTCCCCAAGGCCTGGGCCCCTCTGTCTTTGTAGTGGTGACCACAGAGTTGCCATAGAGGAGCGTGCAGGAGACAGTGATCATGCCACAAGAGGGCGCTAGGGGCACTCTTCTTGAAGATGGATTTTCTGAGTGCTTTACCTAAAGCTGAGGAAACATGAACTGCCCATAGGAAAGAATGGGAGTGGAGGTTGCAGAGTTATTAGGGAAGGGTTAATGACCTCACCACCAGCCCTTAACCACTCCTTAGTCTGCCCCTGCTTGGCgcatctgggtggatcagttggttaagcatctaacttcagctcaggtaatgatctcacggttcagttagtgaattcaaaccccacattgggctctctgctgtcagcacttagcccgcttcagatcctgtctccgtctccctctgctccttctctgctcacatgcatgtgctctctctctcaaaaataaataaacatgtaaaaataaataagtaaggaaagaaaagaaagaaagaaagaaagaaagaaagaaagaaagaaagaaagaaggaaagaaagaaagaaagaaagaaagaaagaaagaaagaaagaaagaaagaaagaaaataaatatatggtggctcagttggttaagtgtcagactgtggattttggctcaggtcatgatctcactgtcagtgagactgagccctgcactgggctctgtgccaacagtgtgggggttgcttgggattctctctctctctcttctctctctgtctctccccatgctggcattctctctctctctctctcaaaataaataaacattgagaaaaaaatgtataaatatatatagtgaatGGAGGTGGTTTCTAAGTGAAAGCGTCCCTTTCTTGGCTACTAACTAAAACTACAGAAACCTGGGCCTTACCCTGGACCTACTGAATCCAAGTCTCTGGAGGTAAggccctggaatctgcatttGTAATCAGTAGGCCATCTCTGGTGATTATAATGCACACTGAAATTTAAGGGTCACCACAATAGATGAGCCCCAAATTGGTAAGcagcataatactttctaaaGACTTGCAATCCCAGGATAGAACTGACTTTTACATTACAATACAGAGTACCTGACACCTCAGTCTGAAAGCACCACATCTGGATTCCTGCCCTGCTGCAGAGCTTCCATCCCACAAAGCCTGTGCAAGTGCCTCACGTCACATGACTCAAGCAGCTCCTCAGAGGGCCCCCTCCTTGGACACTGGGAGGGCCTGCCCCCAAATGCACCACACCCTTGGAAGAGGAAGGATTGGTCTGTATTCCTTAGCTGTAGTCCTCAATTAACCTGTGTTCTTTCAGCAAATCTGGAGATCATTTCACAGGGATCATAGACATGA comes from Panthera tigris isolate Pti1 chromosome B3, P.tigris_Pti1_mat1.1, whole genome shotgun sequence and encodes:
- the RNASE12 gene encoding probable inactive ribonuclease-like protein 12, with the translated sequence MILMVIIYLMLLFWENEQNEEGEGSTIEHLHVDYPQSDSLVRYCNHMVLQRVIRGPDNTCKKEHVFIHERPRNINSVCTSPKKMTCQNHSSTLCFQSLTKFRMTVCQLIGGTRYPACRYHISSVEGFIVITCDNVGPVTFQRYVK